The sequence CATAGATGAAGATGCTATTCAAGCATTGTTTGTTCATGGAGCATCAAATGTATTTTTTTATTCAGTAGGCAAAACAAATGAACTATTCGGATAATGCAATAAATGTTTTATCTGTGAAATCTTACAGGGGTGTCGGTAGAGCATGGATAATGAAAAACATGAAAGGAAATGAGTCTATAAATACAATCGTTGATTTGTTGAACCAGCATTTAAAAGAAACTATTACCGTTGAAGATTTCTATACAACAAGACAACTTATGGTTAATAAAATTATGAGATTAAAGAACCATATTGATGGCGTTGTCGCTATTGGTGATGACAACTTCCCTTCACATAGAGGCAATGTCAAACAGAGTGAACAACCAGTGGTGCTATTTTATCGTGGAGATCTAAGTTTATTAAATAAGAGTAATAAAAATATTGCTGTTATCGGTTTGTTAACCCCCGACAGTAATATTGAAGATATTGAAAAAAAAATTGTTTCAGAATTAATAAAACATAAAATAACGATAGTTAGCGGGCTAGCACTAGGCTGCGATTCTATTGCCCACAAGCAAGCAATAGACTCTAATGGGACAACAATTGCAATTCTACCAAGTTCATTAGATGATATTTTGCCTGCATCAAACAAAGTCTTGGCTAAAGAAATAATAAGTAAAAATGGTTTATTAGTGACTGAATACTATGAAAAAGCTAAATCCAAACAGGAGTTAGCCAGTAGATATCAAGATAGGGATAGATTGCAAGCCTTATTTAGTGATGGAATTATTTTGTCAGCAAGCTATGCAAAGAATGATCAAGGAAACGATAGCGGTTCTCGATTGGCAATGAAGTATGCCTTGAATTATTCAATTCCAAGAGCTGTTTTATACAACTTTCAAACCAATGGCAACGATCCTAAATATGATCTCAACAGGCAAATAATAAACGAAGATAGTAACGTTATAGTTATAAATTCCGAAAATCTTACGACATCATTAAAAATCATAATTGAGAAGACTCATCGTGTAATATATAAACCGCTGAGCATCACTGATTTTTTATAATTTCTTTCACCTATCTGAGAAATTTTATAAATGGTAACGTTTAACTGGGGTGGTCTAAGTGAACCTAAATATCATTATGTTATTTAGGTTCAAAAAGGCTTCTCTGATTTCTCAAAGAAGCCTTCAGAACCCGTGTTAATGGCGGTACAGGTAATTGAATTTAAGTAAATTACTTTAATACATTCAAATAGGTGTTATATGTGTTGCGTGATTTTACATAAAAAACTGCCTGTAAAATTAAATGATAAATCAATAGCATTTATTTGTTTTTAAAAACATTGACTTATAACCATGTAGGTTATAATTCATTAAATGATCAAGTCTTTCGGCGATAAAGAAACTGAGAATGTATTTTATGACGGGAAAAGCAAGAAGCTGCCGTCAGATATTTTGTCCAGAGCCGCAAAAATACTGGACAGGATAAATGCCGCCGACACGACAGATTTTCTCCGGCTGCCGCCAAGCCAGAGACCGCATAAGTTTTTTGGCTGTTTAGAAGGGTTTTGGAGTATCAGCATCAATATGCAATGGCGTATAATCTTCTGGTTTGAAGAGAGTGATGCCTTTGATGTTGAAATAGTCGATTACCACTGAAAGGAGGATATTATGGCTATTCGGAGAGATATATACAGAAAGACGGAACACCAGCCCGAGCATCCGGGAGAATATCTTTCTGAAATCATTGAAGAAACTCATGGGCTCACGCAGAGCAGTCTGGCTGTTTCCCTTGGTGTATCTTTCAGGACTATTAACCAGATATGCAATAAACGCAGAGGCATAAGCCCTGAAATAGCTCTGAAACTGAGTAAATTTTTCGGAACCACACCGCAGAGCTGGCTGAATATGCAGCAGGCTTATGATCTGTGGAAGGCTGAGCAAACCACTGATGTAAGCCATATTCAGACCTTATCCGCCTGACACCCATACACCTGAAAAAAGACAACACCAAATAAAAAAGGCTTCTCTGATCTCTCAAAGAAGCCTTTAGAACCCATATTAATGGCGGTACAGGGAATTGAACCCCGGACACTGCGGATATGAGCCGCATGCTCTAACCATCTGAGCTATACCGCCTTATATCGGGATTGATTTATTAAACTATTTTCTCTTCTTAGTCAACGTAATTTTGGTTTTGTCAGTAAATTTTTAAAGGAAATTTTCCGAAAGTGAGGCGTTGAGAATCCCTGAAAGCCTCTCCTCCAGCTTGAACATTCTTTCTGATACTGTTTTTGCCATTATCCACACAAACTTACTGAAAATAACAGGATGTGCCGTCTTCATCTCCGTGAGTCTGTCAGCCGTGATGGAAAGGATTGCCACCATTGTGGACGCGGTCGCGTTTGCCGAGCGGGGGTAACCGGTAAGGATAGCCATTTCCCCGAAAAAATCCCCGGCTTTGAGATTGTTGAGAAAAATGCACGTCTGATCATTCACGTCTTTAGATATGCCTACCTCGCCTTCGGCTATGATGCAGAATCTGTCACCCTTGTCCCCTTCCTTGAGGATAAGTCTTCCTGCGTTATACGATTCCTTTGTGAAATAGCTTAAAAACTCCTCCATCTCCGCTTCCGAAAAATCGGCGAATTTGGGATTCTTTTTCAGTATCGCTGCACTTGTTTTCAATTTCGCACCTTCAATGATATTTTATTCCCAGTCCGTCTGCTATCGCCGCCAGTGCTTCTTTGGCGCCTGTCTGTATGAATACGTCGGGCTTGCAGACCTTCAGGGACGATTCGTCGGGGTTTATTGTGATTATCCGGCTGCCCGATGCCTGAAGGCGCAGAGCGAGGTAATCGTTTGTGGGCACACTGCCGCTGGAACCTATGAGCAGGGTAACATCGGGTATGCCCGCCCGCTCAAGGAAGTCACGGAAGTTGTTGTACTGATAGGCATGCTCCACATAGTCAAAATCGCCGAACATCAGTACATTCGGGCGCAGAAGCCCGCCGCATTTGGGGCATACGGGCAGGTTTGAGGCGGTCATACTCTCGCAGTCCAGTCCGCAGAGGGGAACATCGTCATTTTCCTCATACGTATAACTGCACCCCAGCCCCGCCATACACTGGAGCCGCCAGATGCTGCCGTGGATTTCGTAAACATGGTCGGCGGATGTGCCTGAGATCATATGGAAGCCGTCAGTGTTGGTGGTGTGTATGAAAGAGTTTTCAAAGTGGTTGTCAATGAGGGAGTTTATTACGGAGTAACCTTCGTGGGGCTTGTTTTCGCGGGCATTGCGCCTGCGCCACTCGTAAAAAGCCCACGCATGGGCGGGGCGGGTCTTGAAGCTTCTGGGGTTGGCAAGCTCCACAGCCTCAAGGTTAAGGTTTTTGTAGGCGGGAAAGTTCCGCCAGTAGCCTTCTTTGTCCCTGAAAGTCGGAATGCCCGATTCGGCGCTCATTCCTGCGCTTGTCAGAAAGAGGCAGCTTCGGGAGCCGCATATGATGTCCACTGCTTTGTTCATGGAAGCACCGCCGTTTTTCTGGTAATTTTACCAAAAAATTCCCGTTATTTCCAGTGAGCTCCTTCCGCTTCGAGAAGTTTTACTTTTTTATGTACTCCGCTGGAATAGTTTCCCAGAGAATCCGACCGCACAACCCTGTGGCAGGGAACGATAAGCGGATAGGGGTTTGTTCCCATTGCCGTGCCCACTGCTCTTGCGGCTTTTTTGCTTCCGCTGACTTCGGCGAGCCTGCCGTAGGTGATCACTTCACCTTTGGGAAGGTTGAAAAGGTTTTTATAAACCGTTTTGTGAAAATCGCTTCTGCCTTCAAAGACAAGCTCATCAAATTTCAGAGGGCATTCCCCGTCGGGGTATGATTCCAGATAGGCGCAGATCTCTTCGTGTTCCTTCTTAACGGGTTTAATGTCGAACTCCTCAGGGCGGATAAGGCAGACCTCCGTGAGCCTGTCAGTATCGTCAAACACGGGGAAAACATCGCATATGTGCTTGTTTGTCAGGTGAACCATGTACATATTAAGACCTCACGAGGAAGTTTTTGTCCCAGTCCTTCATGACGGGGTCATAGCCCTTGGAGCGGAGCATTGCGCAGAATTCCGCAACGGTTCTGTCGTCTTCTACTTTGAACTGCTTGCCGTCGTGCTCCTTGTTATAGCCGCCGGGTTCGGTTTTTGAGCCTGCGCTCATCTGAGTAACACCGAGAGGGAGAAGATGCTCCCTCATCCCGGCGGGCTCACGTGTGGAGATAACAAGCCCGGCGTCATGGAGGAAAAGCCGTAAGGCGAGCATGGACTGAACGAGGTTTTTGTCTTTTATAAGCTCATAGGGCGTAAAGTTGCCCGCTGCAAAGCGTATTCGGGGGAATGACACGGTAACGTGGGTCTTCCAGTACTGCTTCATAAGATAGCGCGCGTGGATGCCGACGAAAAATTCCTCAGTGCGGAAATCCTCAAGTCCCATCAGAGCGCCGATCCCCACCGTACGGTACCCTGCTTCCGCTCCTCTGTCCGGTGTTTCAAGGCGCCATTCAAAGTTACGCTTTCTGCCCGCCGGATGCACTCTTGCGTAGGTTTCCCTGTTGTAGGTTTCCTGATATATGGTCAGTCCGTCGGCGCCGGAGCTGCGCAGAGCCGTGTATTCACCTGTGCTCATAGGGAAAACCTCTATGGAGAGTGAGCTGAACATATCCCGCAGCATGTCGCAGGTTCTGGCAAGGTCGGAAACGCTTACGACTTTCGGCGATTCTCCCGTAACCAGAAGGAGATGCTGAATCCCCATATCCGCTATGGTTTTTGCCTCGGCGAGTATCTCCGCATCGGTCAGGGTGACTCTGGGGATTTCGTTATGTCTGTTGAACCCGCAGTAAACACAGGAGTTTGTACATTCGTTGGATGTGTAGATCGGTGCGTATATCTTGATGGTTCTGCCGAATCTCCGCAATGTGATGCTGCTCGCCTCCCTTGCCATCGGCTCCAGAAATTTTTCCGCGGCGGGGGAGAGGAGGACGGCGAAGTCCGTCTCGGTTATTGTCTCCTTGTTCAGCACGGCGGCAACGTCATCTGCCGTCCTTGAATGGATGAAGCTTTTGATCTCGTTCCAGTCGTATTCTTTATGTATCTGTGTGAATGTCATCTTAATCTCTTAAAAATCCTGTGAGCGGGCTTGACGCTTCCGCCTTATCCTTCTGTGAGGGCATTCCTGCATCCCTTGCCAGCACAGCGGCGTCAACCGCCAGCTTAAACGCCGTCGCCATTTTCACGGGGTCTCCCGCTGTGGCTATGGCTGTGTTTACGAGAACGGCGTCCGCCCCCATCTCTATGGCGAGAGCCGCATGACTGGGAGCGCCTATTCCTGCGTCCACAACCACGGGAACATTAGCCTGCTCTATTATTATGCGCAGGTTGTCTGCGGTTCTGATTCCCTTGTTGCTGCCTATAGGCGCACCGAGAGGCATGACTGTAACCGTGCCTATCTCCTCAAGGCGTTTGCAGAGAACGGGATCGGCATTAATATACGGCAGAACCTTGAAGCCTTCCTTCACAAGTATCTGTGCCGCCTTGAAGGTTTCAATGGGATCGGGCAGAAGGTAGTACGGATCCGGTGTCACCTCAAGCTTGATCCACGGCTCGCAGCCTGCGGCACGGGCGATTCTCGCCAGCCTTACCGCTTCCTCGGCGTCTCTGGCGCCGGATGTGTTGGGGAGGAGGAGGTATTTTGATGTATCTATGTGGCTGAGTATATCATCCTGAGGGTTATTCACGTCAACTCTGCGCAGGGCGACAGTAACTATCTCCGCTCCGCTGGCTTCGGCAGCTTTCGCCATGACATCGCTTCCGGCGAACTTGCCTGTGCCGACCATGAGTCTGCTTCTGAAGGTTCTTCCGTCTATAACAAGATTTTTTGAGAACATGCTCTTTTACCGCCTGAGTATTGAATGTATTTCAATAGTAATAGCCGTGGATTAAATGTCAACAATATATTGATAGATAAATATTGTCCCCGATTCGCCTGAGCCTGCCCCCGAATACCCTTGCGAAAAAATAAAATCGGCGTAAACTTAGTTGCGTAAATTTTGTCAGATACAAGACGAACAATAAACCCGCGAGGATTTCCAGATGGATTTTTGCAATCTTAAAAGCCAGTATTCATTAGTAAAAGAAGACATTGACCGCCGTGTTCTAGCCGTTTTTGAGCACGGAAGATACATTTTCGGTCCCGAAATAACGGAACTTGAGAAAAAATGCGCCGAATTCTGCGGGGTTAAACACGCCCTTGCTGTTTCATCCGGCACGGATGCCCTGCTCATGGGGCTCATGGCTTACGATGTGAAGCCCGGTGATTACGTTATCACCACCCCTTTCACATTCATAGCAACCGCCGAGATGATAGCCCTTCTGGGCGCTGTGCCTCTTTTTGTTGATATAGAAGAAACCACATACAACCTTGATCCGGCAAAGCTTGCGGAAATGCTGAAAACCCCACCCGTCGACAAGGCTAAGATAAAAGGCGTTATCGCCGTTGACCTTTACGGTCAGATGCCCGATTACGAGGCTATAGAAAAAGTCATTGCCGACAGCGGGCTCGACCTCTTCCTCATTGAGGACGCCGCGCAGAGCTTCGGCGCCGTTCAGAGAGGCAAAAGGGCATGCGCCTTCGGTGATATAGCCGCCACATCCTTCTTCCCCTCCAAGCCCCTTGGCTGCTACGGCGACGGCGGCATGGTCTTTACAAACTGCGACACTCTCGCGGAGAAAATGGGCTGGATCAGAAACCACGGACAGAACGAAAGATACCGCCACAAAATAGTCGGCATCAACGGCAGGCTGGACAGTGTTCAGGCGGCTGTGCTTCTCGGCAAGTTCGACCTTTTTGTTGATAAGGAGATAGACGGGCGTGACAGAATCGCCGCTATTTACACCGAGAAACTTTCCAAAATAAAAGGTGTGAAAACACCCGCAGTCACGGACTTCAACCGCTCTGTGTGGGCTCAGTACTCCATAGTGGTTGAAAACAGGGACGCACTCGCCGCTCACCTCAACGCAAAAGGCGTGCCCACTGCGGTTCATTACCCCATACCCCTGCACATGCAGGAGGTTTTCGCCGACCTCGGCGTGAAGAAAGGAGCGCTCCCCGTCTCCGAAAAAATAGCCGCTCACATCATGAGCCTGCCCATGTGCGCATACAAAACGCAGGAAGATACAGATACTGTGACGAATGCCGTTGCGGAGTTTTTTAAATAATATTTTAAGCTTTCAGATAACAGAGAAACCCTTTTTTACATCGAAAAAAAAGGGTTTCTCTGATTCTTCCCCAAAAACTGAATTTTTCTCATACAGTCTTTTGAAATTAAAAGTTTCCCCGTACTTTTTAAAAAGCACAGGAATTTGATTTTTATTGACTGCGATCCTTTTTCAGGCTTTACTTTCCGGATGGAAAAAAACCGCGCATTCATAGAGCATTTCAGCAGAATTTTTGGCACAGATTCCGAGGCGTTTTTCGCTTCCCTTGAACGGCTGCCCTCTAAACATGTACGCATGAACACCAAGCGGGGCATAAACTACCTGCCTGAAATAGCGGAACACGGCATAATTCTTGAGAATGACAGGCGTTTCCCCGCAGTTTACAAGGTGCTTGGAGGGGCGGAGAAGCTCACTTCGACCGTCTCTTTCCAGACAGGCGGTTTTTATATCCAGAATCCTTCGTCAGTTTTTCCGCCGGATGTTCTGTGCAGGTTTCTGCCTGAAAACCCCGCCGTTATGGATGTTTCCGCCGCCCCGGGGGGCAAAACGGTGGCATTGTGTGATATGCTTAAAAACAGCGGTGTGGTTGTAGCAAACGAGCCTTCGTCAAAAAGGCTGAGGTCACTGGAATTTAACCTTGAAAAATACGGATGCTGGAGCGCCAAGACTGTCTCCTTTGACGGGCGGGTGCTCCACAGGCATCTGGAGGAAGCCTTCGACGGCATACTTCTGGATGCTCCGTGCAGCAACGAAAATAAAATTTTCCGCAACGAAACAGTGAACTCCTCATGGGAGCCTGCCCTTGTGGAACGCATGGCGAAGCTTCAGCGGGAGATACTGGAATCCGCTTTCAAATGCCTTAAGAAGGGCGGGGTGCTGGTCTATTCCACATGCACTTTTTCAGCGGAAGAGAACGAAGGCGTGATAGGCTCATTTCTTGCGGATAATGACGAAGCGGAGCTTCTGGACATCTCCGAGGGGGAAAACACGTTCGGCATCAGCGGCAATGTCGTTGTGGATGAAAAAGTGCTCAGGGTTATGCCCCATAAGCTCCCCTATGACGGCTTTTTCATAGCCGCTCTGAGACGTAAAGGTGACAGAGCGGACGGCTGCGCGGTGAAGGTGAAGAGGGATAAACAGCTTGATTCGCTTTTTTATGAGCTGCCCGCAAACCTTTCCGTTTCTCAGGGGTCAAGTACCGCATACATAGAGACGGGCTGCGTGCTTGAGGCGAGACCGCATCTAAGCAAGAGCGGCATCCGCCTATGGAAGCGCGCCCCCGAACTCAGCGCCCAGAGCGCATGGGAGCTGGGCGGCAGCCTCAAAGAGGAATACCGCGCCGAAACAGGCATGGAAGGGGCATTGCGTTATTTAAAAGGATTTGACACGGATAAGACGTCCGACTATCATACTCCGGTTCTTTACTACGGGGAAATTCCCGTGGGAACAGTGAAAACCGTTGACGGTAAATTTAAAAACAAGCTGGACAGGTATTTTTTGTATGGAAAAAACATTGAGTTCTAAACTTTCAGCACTCTTCATCTTATTGGCGGTGGTTTTTGCCGCATTCAGCGCTCAGGCGCAGCAGCAGCTTTCGGGCAATGTTTTTGCTTATAAAAGCGAACCCTTCGTTGCCGTAGTGGTGGATAAAAGTACCAGCATTCTGTACATAGTCGAAATGAAGGACGACAGACCCGAGATAATAGCAAAAACCTCTGTCCTTGTGGGCGGCGGCGGAGGAGATAAAAAAGTCTCCGGCGATATGAAAACCCCGGAAGGCGTCTATTACATTACAGGCTTCCTCTCCCCCGAGCAGCTCCGAAAGGCTTACGGCAGCACTGCGGACGACTACGGCACCGGAGCCTTCCCGCTGAGCTACCCCAACTTCTTTGACCGCATCAGCGGTAAGACCGGCAGCGGAATCTGGATTCACGGCAAAAGAGTGGACAGAAAGGAACAGACCACAAGAGGCTGTGTGGCTCTTGAAAATGATGTTCTTGATAAATATAAGCAATATCTCAAAAGAGGCGTTCCCGTTGTGATAGCGAGAAAGGTGAACTTCGAGCAGCTTCACAATTATGAGTCGGAAAAGGCATTCCTGAAAGAGAAGCTGGACGGTCTTGTGGCATCGTGGGAAGGGCTTGACTATGACAGCTTCGCCTCAAATTATCATATACAATTCAGGAGCGGTTCCGGCGAGAACTACGCTCAGTATCTCAGGAAGAAAAAAGTCCTCATGGGACTTTACCCTGAGCGAAGTATAGAAATATCTTCCGTGAGAGCCTTTAAGGAGAACGGAGACGAGTTTCTTTACGACTTCAACCAGCTTTACTGCGCTGACAATCTTCTGGCATACGGGAATAAAAAGCTCTACCTGAAAAAAGAAGTGGATGAGCTGAAGATCATTGCCGAGGAGTTTTTCTCCGAATCC is a genomic window of Geovibrio thiophilus containing:
- a CDS encoding L,D-transpeptidase family protein, producing MSSKLSALFILLAVVFAAFSAQAQQQLSGNVFAYKSEPFVAVVVDKSTSILYIVEMKDDRPEIIAKTSVLVGGGGGDKKVSGDMKTPEGVYYITGFLSPEQLRKAYGSTADDYGTGAFPLSYPNFFDRISGKTGSGIWIHGKRVDRKEQTTRGCVALENDVLDKYKQYLKRGVPVVIARKVNFEQLHNYESEKAFLKEKLDGLVASWEGLDYDSFASNYHIQFRSGSGENYAQYLRKKKVLMGLYPERSIEISSVRAFKENGDEFLYDFNQLYCADNLLAYGNKKLYLKKEVDELKIIAEEFFSESYEPVVRARVAEFLEEWKISWESMDIGKYMAAYSSSFSSDGFSYESWKADKTDKFQKYSTIKINIDNIKISQVSPKRVRVSFIQHFIGDSYSDTGIKTLELEGCPGDYKIRSELWRAK
- a CDS encoding Crp/Fnr family transcriptional regulator; this translates as MKTSAAILKKNPKFADFSEAEMEEFLSYFTKESYNAGRLILKEGDKGDRFCIIAEGEVGISKDVNDQTCIFLNNLKAGDFFGEMAILTGYPRSANATASTMVAILSITADRLTEMKTAHPVIFSKFVWIMAKTVSERMFKLEERLSGILNASLSENFL
- the thiH gene encoding 2-iminoacetate synthase ThiH is translated as MTFTQIHKEYDWNEIKSFIHSRTADDVAAVLNKETITETDFAVLLSPAAEKFLEPMAREASSITLRRFGRTIKIYAPIYTSNECTNSCVYCGFNRHNEIPRVTLTDAEILAEAKTIADMGIQHLLLVTGESPKVVSVSDLARTCDMLRDMFSSLSIEVFPMSTGEYTALRSSGADGLTIYQETYNRETYARVHPAGRKRNFEWRLETPDRGAEAGYRTVGIGALMGLEDFRTEEFFVGIHARYLMKQYWKTHVTVSFPRIRFAAGNFTPYELIKDKNLVQSMLALRLFLHDAGLVISTREPAGMREHLLPLGVTQMSAGSKTEPGGYNKEHDGKQFKVEDDRTVAEFCAMLRSKGYDPVMKDWDKNFLVRS
- a CDS encoding HigA family addiction module antitoxin, giving the protein MAIRRDIYRKTEHQPEHPGEYLSEIIEETHGLTQSSLAVSLGVSFRTINQICNKRRGISPEIALKLSKFFGTTPQSWLNMQQAYDLWKAEQTTDVSHIQTLSA
- a CDS encoding type II toxin-antitoxin system RelE/ParE family toxin; its protein translation is MIKSFGDKETENVFYDGKSKKLPSDILSRAAKILDRINAADTTDFLRLPPSQRPHKFFGCLEGFWSISINMQWRIIFWFEESDAFDVEIVDYH
- a CDS encoding SIR2 family NAD-dependent protein deacylase gives rise to the protein MNKAVDIICGSRSCLFLTSAGMSAESGIPTFRDKEGYWRNFPAYKNLNLEAVELANPRSFKTRPAHAWAFYEWRRRNARENKPHEGYSVINSLIDNHFENSFIHTTNTDGFHMISGTSADHVYEIHGSIWRLQCMAGLGCSYTYEENDDVPLCGLDCESMTASNLPVCPKCGGLLRPNVLMFGDFDYVEHAYQYNNFRDFLERAGIPDVTLLIGSSGSVPTNDYLALRLQASGSRIITINPDESSLKVCKPDVFIQTGAKEALAAIADGLGIKYH
- a CDS encoding thiazole synthase translates to MFSKNLVIDGRTFRSRLMVGTGKFAGSDVMAKAAEASGAEIVTVALRRVDVNNPQDDILSHIDTSKYLLLPNTSGARDAEEAVRLARIARAAGCEPWIKLEVTPDPYYLLPDPIETFKAAQILVKEGFKVLPYINADPVLCKRLEEIGTVTVMPLGAPIGSNKGIRTADNLRIIIEQANVPVVVDAGIGAPSHAALAIEMGADAVLVNTAIATAGDPVKMATAFKLAVDAAVLARDAGMPSQKDKAEASSPLTGFLRD
- a CDS encoding RsmB/NOP family class I SAM-dependent RNA methyltransferase — translated: MEKNRAFIEHFSRIFGTDSEAFFASLERLPSKHVRMNTKRGINYLPEIAEHGIILENDRRFPAVYKVLGGAEKLTSTVSFQTGGFYIQNPSSVFPPDVLCRFLPENPAVMDVSAAPGGKTVALCDMLKNSGVVVANEPSSKRLRSLEFNLEKYGCWSAKTVSFDGRVLHRHLEEAFDGILLDAPCSNENKIFRNETVNSSWEPALVERMAKLQREILESAFKCLKKGGVLVYSTCTFSAEENEGVIGSFLADNDEAELLDISEGENTFGISGNVVVDEKVLRVMPHKLPYDGFFIAALRRKGDRADGCAVKVKRDKQLDSLFYELPANLSVSQGSSTAYIETGCVLEARPHLSKSGIRLWKRAPELSAQSAWELGGSLKEEYRAETGMEGALRYLKGFDTDKTSDYHTPVLYYGEIPVGTVKTVDGKFKNKLDRYFLYGKNIEF
- a CDS encoding methylated-DNA--[protein]-cysteine S-methyltransferase, with protein sequence MYMVHLTNKHICDVFPVFDDTDRLTEVCLIRPEEFDIKPVKKEHEEICAYLESYPDGECPLKFDELVFEGRSDFHKTVYKNLFNLPKGEVITYGRLAEVSGSKKAARAVGTAMGTNPYPLIVPCHRVVRSDSLGNYSSGVHKKVKLLEAEGAHWK
- a CDS encoding DNA-processing protein DprA, producing the protein MKNMKGNESINTIVDLLNQHLKETITVEDFYTTRQLMVNKIMRLKNHIDGVVAIGDDNFPSHRGNVKQSEQPVVLFYRGDLSLLNKSNKNIAVIGLLTPDSNIEDIEKKIVSELIKHKITIVSGLALGCDSIAHKQAIDSNGTTIAILPSSLDDILPASNKVLAKEIISKNGLLVTEYYEKAKSKQELASRYQDRDRLQALFSDGIILSASYAKNDQGNDSGSRLAMKYALNYSIPRAVLYNFQTNGNDPKYDLNRQIINEDSNVIVINSENLTTSLKIIIEKTHRVIYKPLSITDFL
- a CDS encoding DegT/DnrJ/EryC1/StrS family aminotransferase, whose translation is MDFCNLKSQYSLVKEDIDRRVLAVFEHGRYIFGPEITELEKKCAEFCGVKHALAVSSGTDALLMGLMAYDVKPGDYVITTPFTFIATAEMIALLGAVPLFVDIEETTYNLDPAKLAEMLKTPPVDKAKIKGVIAVDLYGQMPDYEAIEKVIADSGLDLFLIEDAAQSFGAVQRGKRACAFGDIAATSFFPSKPLGCYGDGGMVFTNCDTLAEKMGWIRNHGQNERYRHKIVGINGRLDSVQAAVLLGKFDLFVDKEIDGRDRIAAIYTEKLSKIKGVKTPAVTDFNRSVWAQYSIVVENRDALAAHLNAKGVPTAVHYPIPLHMQEVFADLGVKKGALPVSEKIAAHIMSLPMCAYKTQEDTDTVTNAVAEFFK